AACTGGCAGCGCCGCACCACGTAGGGGGAGCCCAAATGCAGACATCTGTAACATTTAGACAAATGACGCTAGAGGACATAGACCAAGTGCTTCATGTAGAAAAGCATTCTTTTGCGACGCCGTGGAGACGGCAGGCATTTGTACAGGAGCTTTCCCAAAACCCTTATGCACACTATGTGGCAGCTGTTCATAATGAAACCGAGGTTGTCGGTTACTGTGGCGTCTGGATTATTCTTGACGAGGCGCATGTGACCAACATTGCCTTGCTTCCTAGGTACAGAGGGAAAAAGCTAGGCGAAGCGTTGCTCCATTGTGCGCTTGAAACAGTGAAAGCCAAAGGCGGGAAGACCGTTTCATTAGAGGTTCGATTGTCCAATAAAGTCGCTCAAAATTTGTACACAAAGTTCGGCTTTAAAAAAGGTGGCATTCGTAAAGGCTATTACACAGACAACAATGAAGACGCAATGGTAATGTGGGTGAATTTAACATGACAAACGAGTATATTTTAGCAATCGAAACGAGCTGTGATGAAACCGCTGCGGCAATTATTCGAGATGGAAAAACAATCGTATCAAACATTGTTGCCTCGCAAATGGATAGCCACAGTCGCTTTGGTGGTGTCGTTCCTGAAGTTGCGTCGAGGCACCACGTTGAGCAAGTGACGATGGTCATTCAACAAGCATTAGAAGAGGCGCAAGTGACGCCTAAACAGCTGACTGCGGTTGCGGTAACGGAAGGACCGGGTCTCGTTGGTGCCTTGCTAGTCGGCATTCAGGCGGCAAAGACGTTTGCTTTTTGTCACCAATTGCCACTCATTAATGTGCATCACATAGCGGGTCACATCTATGCTGCCCAACTCAGCGAACCGCTCACGTTTCCGCTTATCGCCCTTATCGTGTCTGGAGGGCATACGGAGCTTATCTACATGAAGGAGCATGGAAGCTTTGAAACGATTGGTCAAACAAGAGATGATGCCGCGGGCGAAGCGTACGATAAAGTGGCTCGGGTTGTTGGTCTGCCTTACCCTGGAGGCCCTGAAATTGATCGTTTGGCTGCGGTGGGAGAGGCAAACATCCCATTGCCTCGGGCTTGGCTGGAAGAAGGATCATTGGATTTTAGCTTTAGTGGACTAAAATCGGCAGTCCTAAATGCATGGCACAATGCAAAACAACGGGGGGAAACGATTGACGCTGCGGATATGGCAGCGAGTTTTCAAGCGTCTGTTATTGAAGTAATTGTCGCTAAAACAAAAGAAGCTGTTAAACAAACCAACGCGAGACAGCTTATTGTAGCTGGCGGCGTGGCATCGAACAAAGGACTACGCGCTGCCATACAGTCTGAATTTAACCAGTCTGAGGTCGTTGTGACGATTCCTCCCTCTGCTTTTTGTACAGACAACGCGGCAATGATTGGAGCGGCGGCAAGTATGGCGTGGGCTCGTGGCATTCGAGCACCTCTGTCCTTGAACGCTCGTCCTTCTTACCCATTGTCACAGTGGTTAAGTGGAGAAAATAATAGCTAAACCATTGAGCATTCACGTTATTCTCCTGCGTGAATGTTTTTTAAATCCGAGTCCGAAGATAGAAAACGAAGAGAATTACTAGGAAATAAGTGAAGACACGACTGTGATGTCTGCTATAATAGAGCTTGGAAAGGCACTTTTTAGTAAAGACATTCATTCAAGAAGGTGAATAACGTGCATACGTGGGCATTCTGGGACGACGGAGACCATCCCCCCGCCTTTAATATGGCGGCCGATGAAATGCTAATGAAGTGGCACAGGGAAGGCCATATTCCCCCGGTGCTTCGTTTTTATGGGTGGGACCCAGGGGGACTTTCTGTTGGATACTATCAGAAAACAGAAAATAGATTTAATACGGCAGAACTCAATAAAAGAGGCTTTGAGCTTGTTCGTCGCC
The genomic region above belongs to Aureibacillus halotolerans and contains:
- the rimI gene encoding ribosomal protein S18-alanine N-acetyltransferase codes for the protein MQTSVTFRQMTLEDIDQVLHVEKHSFATPWRRQAFVQELSQNPYAHYVAAVHNETEVVGYCGVWIILDEAHVTNIALLPRYRGKKLGEALLHCALETVKAKGGKTVSLEVRLSNKVAQNLYTKFGFKKGGIRKGYYTDNNEDAMVMWVNLT
- the tsaD gene encoding tRNA (adenosine(37)-N6)-threonylcarbamoyltransferase complex transferase subunit TsaD codes for the protein MTNEYILAIETSCDETAAAIIRDGKTIVSNIVASQMDSHSRFGGVVPEVASRHHVEQVTMVIQQALEEAQVTPKQLTAVAVTEGPGLVGALLVGIQAAKTFAFCHQLPLINVHHIAGHIYAAQLSEPLTFPLIALIVSGGHTELIYMKEHGSFETIGQTRDDAAGEAYDKVARVVGLPYPGGPEIDRLAAVGEANIPLPRAWLEEGSLDFSFSGLKSAVLNAWHNAKQRGETIDAADMAASFQASVIEVIVAKTKEAVKQTNARQLIVAGGVASNKGLRAAIQSEFNQSEVVVTIPPSAFCTDNAAMIGAAASMAWARGIRAPLSLNARPSYPLSQWLSGENNS